One window from the genome of Sphingobacteriales bacterium encodes:
- a CDS encoding dihydrofolate reductase yields MISIIVAIAENRAIGKNNELLWHLPNDLKRFKQLTTGKTIVMGRNTWLSLPV; encoded by the coding sequence ATGATTTCAATTATCGTAGCCATTGCAGAAAACCGTGCAATCGGAAAAAACAACGAATTGCTCTGGCATCTGCCCAACGACCTGAAAAGATTTAAACAACTGACCACCGGCAAAACCATTGTCATGGGGCGTAATACCTGGCTGTCGTTGCCTGTCAG